Proteins encoded by one window of Haematobia irritans isolate KBUSLIRL chromosome 2, ASM5000362v1, whole genome shotgun sequence:
- the LOC142225032 gene encoding enhancer of split m4 protein-like, whose translation MDITVSNKKVSYSIRKMVKKLFKQNKKIDSMESLENESNASLEIDYISMESYENDINEHLSTKQCFEDEDFVNATSVPVHYIRTTEGTYFWTTSANQITCLQDRWAQA comes from the coding sequence ATGGATATCACCGTCAGCAACAAGAAAGTCTCCTATAGCATCAGGAAGATGGTTAAAAAACTcttcaaacaaaataaaaagatcGATTCAATGGAATCACTGGAGAACGAAAGCAATGCCAGTCTTGAGATTGACTACATCTCAATGGAGTCCTATGAAAACGACATCAATGAACATCTCTCCACTAAGCAGTGTTTCGAGGACGAAGACTTCGTTAACGCTACTTCAGTCCCTGTTCACTATATTCGCACCACCGAAGGAACCTATTTCTGGACTACATCTGCCAATCAAATAACCTGTCTGCAAGATCGCTGGGCACAAGCTTAA
- the LOC142225027 gene encoding enhancer of split m4 protein-like: MDTTIANKKVSYSIRKMVKRLLKLQKPHNKKTDSMESSENESNASLEEKHVTMETYENDINERLFAKQSYYDEDISTINSVPVHYLCTTQGTFFWTTTAKQIPCLQDRWAQA, encoded by the coding sequence ATGGATACCACCATCGCCAATAAGAAAGTCTCCTACAGCATCAGAAAGATGGTTAAGCGACTTTTAAAACTACAAAAGCCACATAACAAGAAGACCGATTCAATGGAATCATCGGAAAATGAAAGCAACGCCAGTCTTGAGGAGAAGCACGTCACAATGGAGACTTATGAAAATGACATCAATGAACGTCTTTTCGCTAAGCAATCTTACTATGATGAGGACATCAGCACCATTAATTCAGTACCAGTTCACTACCTTTGCACTACACAGGGAACCTTTTTCTGGACTACTACTGCTAAACAAATACCCTGCTTACAAGATCGCTGGGCTCAAGCCTAA
- the LOC142225029 gene encoding enhancer of split m4 protein-like, which yields MDIAISNKKVSYSIGKMMKQLLKRRKQSSQKINSMESLENESNASLEVDYLSMESYENDMNEHLSAKQSFFDEEINTVPVQYIRTAGGTFFWTSSANQISCLQDRWAQA from the coding sequence ATGGATATCGCAATCAGTAACAAGAAAGTCTCCTACAGTATTGGAAAGATGATGAAACAGCTCTTGAAACGAAGAAAGCAATCCAGCCAAAAGATCAACTCAATGGAATCTTTGGAGAATGAAAGCAATGCTAGTCTGGAAGTGGACTACCTATCGATGGAGTCCTATGAAAATGACATGAACGAACATCTCTCTGCTAAGCAATCTTTCTTTGATGAGGAAATTAACACAGTACCTGTACAGTACATTCGCACCGCAGGAGGAACGTTTTTTTGGACTTCTTCTGCCAATCAAATATCCTGCTTACAAGATCGTTGGGCTCAGGCCTAA
- the LOC142225028 gene encoding enhancer of split m4 protein-like, which produces MDIAISNKKVSYSIGKMMKQLLKRRKQSSQKINSMESLENESNASLEVDYLSMESYENDMNEHLSAKQSFFDEEINTVPVQYIRTAEGTFFWTTSANQISCLQDRWAQA; this is translated from the coding sequence ATGGATATCGCAATCAGTAACAAGAAAGTCTCCTACAGTATTGGAAAGATGATGAAGCAGCTCTTGAAACGAAGAAAGCAATCCAGCCAAAAGATCAACTCAATGGAATCTTTGGAGAATGAAAGCAATGCCAGTCTGGAAGTGGACTACCTATCGATGGAGTCCTATGAAAATGACATGAACGAACATCTCTCTGCTAAGCAATCTTTCTTTGATGAGGAAATTAACACAGTACCTGTACAGTACATTCGCACCGCAGAAGGAACGTTTTTTTGGACTACTTCTGCCAATCAAATATCCTGCTTACAAGATCGTTGGGCTCAGGCCTAA
- the LOC142225031 gene encoding enhancer of split m4 protein-like: protein MDIAISNKKVSYSIGKMMKQLLKRRKQSSQKINSMESLENESNASLEVDYLSMESNENDINEHLSAKQSFFDEEINTVPVHYIRTAEGTFFWTSSANQISCLQDRWAQA, encoded by the coding sequence ATGGATATCGCAATTAGTAACAAGAAAGTCTCCTACAGTATTGGAAAGATGATGAAGCAGCTCTTGAAACGAAGAAAGCAATCAAGCCAAAAGATCAACTCAATGGAATCTTTGGAGAATGAAAGCAATGCCAGTCTGGAAGTGGACTACCTATCGATGGAGTCCAATGAAAATGACATCAACGAACATCTCTCTGCTAAGCAATCTTTCTTTGATGAGGAAATTAACACAGTACCTGTACACTACATTCGCACCGCAGAAGGAACGTTTTTTTGGACTTCTTCTGCCAATCAAATATCCTGCTTACAAGATCGTTGGGCTCAGGCCTAA
- the LOC142223893 gene encoding enhancer of split m4 protein-like, whose amino-acid sequence MCVEISHNHFNKMDTTIANKKDSYSIRKMFKRHLKLQKRHNKKIDSMESLENESNASLEVKHISIETYENDINERLFAKQSYYDEDISTINSVPVHYLCTTQGTFFWTTTANQIFQDRWAQS is encoded by the coding sequence ATGTGCGTAGAAATTTCACACAACCACTTCAACAAAATGGATACCACCATCGCCAATAAGAAAGACTCCTACAGCATCAGGAAGATGTTTAAGCGACATTTAAAACTACAAAAGCGACATAACAAGAAGATCGATTCAATGGAATCATTAGAAAATGAAAGCAACGCCAGTCTTGAGGTGAAACACATCTCAATAGAGACTTATGAAAATGACATCAATGAACGTCTTTTCGCTAAGCAATCTTACTATGATGAAGACATCAGCACCATTAATTCAGTACCAGTTCACTACCTTTGCACTACACAGGGAACCTTTTTCTGGACTACTACGGCCAACCAAATATTCCAAGATCGCTGGGCTCAATCATAA